In one window of Fusobacteria bacterium ZRK30 DNA:
- a CDS encoding HK97 gp10 family phage protein, whose amino-acid sequence MSDLDDFASDLLKISEELSSGKEAKKFLKKEAGKLKTKTLNNAKSKVKAHSGNYFKSIKAGNVYDSEEGLSVDAYSASSAAHLIENGHIIKGRNKKDGSEGETHGFKKGLYIFDNTAKDYKEEFETNIENFKNELFAKNGF is encoded by the coding sequence ATGAGTGATTTAGATGATTTTGCCAGTGATCTATTAAAAATTTCAGAGGAATTATCTAGTGGTAAAGAAGCTAAAAAGTTTTTAAAAAAAGAAGCCGGTAAATTAAAAACCAAAACTCTTAATAATGCTAAATCTAAAGTAAAAGCCCATAGCGGTAATTACTTTAAATCTATAAAGGCCGGGAATGTCTATGATAGTGAGGAGGGGTTATCTGTAGATGCTTATTCTGCAAGTAGTGCAGCACATCTGATAGAAAACGGCCACATTATAAAAGGCAGAAATAAAAAAGATGGATCTGAAGGAGAAACTCACGGGTTCAAAAAAGGTTTATATATATTCGATAATACCGCTAAGGACTATAAAGAAGAGTTTGAAACAAATATAGAGAATTTTAAAAATGAATTATTTGCTAAAAATGGATTTTAA
- a CDS encoding terminase large subunit yields the protein MTIREELIEYTHNCIGDVYVSEYEDYISGKKHKQACQRYLDDLEKDWEYYWDEEEAQKIVKWFSYLRHSKGVLAGQPIHLTTWQKFIMCQLYGWRHKETGNKRFKIGFVEVGRKNAKSQMQAGSMLYEMSVQATKNNEVYETYCAGTKRDQSKIIFNEAKLMLRGSLLAPKFKLTNNIITHTKSGSFLKALSKEDGKKGDGTNPAVLVLDEYHQHQTTEFYDLFIGSDVKEGLMMIITTAGVDLSYPCYTNEYTYVTNLLNPNLEVVNDEYFADICEIDKDDKNNFNDKRVWKKANPIRTSYKEGMERIETTHKVAVEVPEKMISFRTKILNEWVQAKDMGYMDMDKWKKCEVKEIPFEWQNQDVYVGFDMSSKIDLTSVNFTIPIMIDGVAKYAIFTHSFIPNREKLIERTHLDKVPYDAWEEAGYLTVTNTPIVDQTQVMNYVVKFCEENNLDIQTLCFDPANSSKLMLDAENEGYECVEVYQSYKSLNESTNGFREQVYSENIYYLRNPLLTFAMGNAVIRQNNGLIKIDKDATKKKIDPIDAILCGFKLAMYHEFGFDVTKYASLENLNKLYG from the coding sequence ATGACCATTAGAGAAGAACTTATAGAGTATACCCATAACTGTATTGGTGATGTGTATGTATCAGAATATGAAGATTATATCTCAGGCAAGAAGCATAAGCAGGCTTGTCAAAGATACCTGGATGATCTAGAAAAAGATTGGGAATATTATTGGGATGAAGAGGAAGCTCAAAAGATAGTTAAATGGTTCTCCTACTTGAGACATTCCAAAGGAGTACTGGCAGGACAACCAATTCACCTTACAACCTGGCAAAAATTTATCATGTGCCAGCTATATGGATGGAGACATAAAGAAACTGGAAATAAAAGATTTAAAATCGGGTTTGTAGAAGTGGGTCGGAAGAATGCTAAATCTCAAATGCAGGCTGGGAGTATGTTATATGAAATGTCAGTACAGGCTACTAAAAACAATGAAGTCTATGAAACTTATTGTGCCGGTACTAAAAGAGATCAATCAAAAATAATATTTAATGAGGCAAAATTAATGCTTAGAGGGAGCTTATTAGCCCCTAAGTTTAAATTAACCAATAACATCATAACACATACAAAAAGCGGGAGTTTTTTAAAAGCCCTCTCTAAAGAAGATGGGAAAAAAGGAGACGGAACCAACCCGGCAGTATTAGTCCTGGATGAATACCATCAGCATCAGACAACTGAATTTTATGATCTATTCATTGGATCAGACGTAAAAGAGGGACTCATGATGATAATAACCACTGCCGGAGTAGATCTATCCTACCCATGCTATACAAACGAGTATACCTACGTGACCAATTTATTAAATCCTAATTTAGAAGTGGTCAATGATGAATATTTTGCAGATATATGTGAGATAGATAAGGACGATAAAAATAATTTTAATGATAAAAGGGTATGGAAGAAAGCCAATCCAATAAGAACAAGCTACAAAGAAGGGATGGAAAGAATTGAAACAACCCATAAGGTCGCTGTTGAAGTCCCCGAAAAGATGATTTCATTCAGGACTAAGATCTTAAATGAATGGGTACAAGCTAAAGATATGGGCTATATGGATATGGATAAATGGAAAAAGTGTGAAGTCAAAGAAATACCTTTCGAATGGCAAAACCAAGATGTCTATGTGGGCTTTGATATGTCCTCTAAGATTGATTTAACCAGTGTAAATTTTACAATACCGATAATGATAGATGGAGTTGCAAAATACGCAATATTTACCCATTCATTCATACCAAACAGGGAAAAACTAATAGAAAGAACACACCTGGATAAAGTTCCATATGATGCATGGGAGGAAGCTGGTTATCTTACTGTAACCAATACCCCTATTGTAGATCAAACTCAGGTTATGAACTATGTCGTGAAGTTTTGTGAGGAAAATAATCTAGATATTCAAACTCTGTGTTTTGACCCTGCTAATAGTTCAAAATTAATGTTAGATGCTGAAAATGAAGGGTATGAATGTGTAGAAGTATATCAATCATATAAATCTCTAAATGAAAGTACCAATGGATTTAGAGAGCAGGTATACAGTGAAAATATCTATTATTTACGTAATCCACTATTAACTTTTGCCATGGGAAATGCAGTAATCAGGCAAAACAATGGATTGATAAAAATAGATAAAGACGCAACTAAGAAAAAAATTGACCCCATAGACGCAATACTTTGTGGGTTTAAGCTGGCAATGTATCATGAATTTGGATTTGATGTGACTAAATATGCGTCGTTGGAAAATTTAAATAAATTATATGGTTAA
- a CDS encoding phage major capsid protein, with product MKKSDIIRAKIEELKINAEAAETIEAFNAIKAELDLAEGKLALAEKSEAEAAAQAQNDGTSPLPVTPEPKADVNLGEIVAKAIVGTATREELTEIKNLMQEGVGENGGVLVPKDVKTKIIELQRRSFDIRKYVEIEKTSVDKGSRTKVTNEPENTGFASVDEGAAIQKLHEPTLGEVEYAIRKYAGYIPITNELIKDTPENLLTFILKWMAKNELNTYAYQIFNGTGEKAAEGIMKNIDTGGKLESRVQQIETNPTLKTFKSIINKDLDEVDSDNIVIFTNSDGYDHIDNLEDGNKKSYLQPDATKASGNAFLGKEIVKVPTKFLAAVTKDTKDYTPFIIGDLKLLYTMYDREQLLIESTKIGGDAWRNDTTEMKGGFRFDGKINGDKKAVKILLALLS from the coding sequence ATGAAAAAATCAGACATAATTAGAGCGAAAATTGAGGAATTAAAAATAAATGCAGAAGCAGCAGAAACAATTGAGGCTTTTAATGCTATAAAAGCAGAACTAGACTTAGCAGAGGGTAAATTAGCACTAGCGGAAAAATCAGAGGCAGAAGCAGCAGCTCAAGCACAAAATGATGGAACATCACCATTACCGGTTACACCAGAACCAAAAGCTGACGTGAATTTAGGAGAAATAGTAGCAAAAGCTATTGTAGGAACTGCGACAAGGGAAGAATTGACAGAAATTAAAAATTTAATGCAGGAAGGTGTTGGAGAAAATGGAGGAGTATTAGTTCCAAAAGACGTCAAAACTAAGATAATTGAATTGCAAAGAAGATCTTTTGATATAAGAAAATATGTTGAAATCGAAAAAACATCAGTTGACAAAGGGAGCAGAACAAAAGTTACGAATGAACCAGAAAATACTGGATTTGCTTCTGTAGATGAAGGGGCAGCAATACAAAAGTTACATGAGCCGACTTTAGGAGAAGTAGAATATGCAATCAGAAAATATGCTGGATATATTCCTATCACAAATGAATTAATAAAAGATACACCTGAAAATTTATTAACTTTTATCCTAAAATGGATGGCTAAAAATGAGCTGAATACTTATGCTTATCAAATATTCAACGGAACAGGGGAAAAAGCAGCAGAAGGAATTATGAAAAATATTGACACTGGTGGGAAATTAGAATCAAGAGTTCAACAAATAGAAACTAATCCAACTTTAAAAACCTTTAAATCTATTATCAACAAAGATTTAGATGAGGTAGATTCGGATAATATTGTCATTTTCACCAATTCCGATGGATATGACCATATTGATAATTTAGAAGATGGGAATAAGAAGTCCTATTTGCAACCAGACGCTACAAAGGCATCAGGTAATGCGTTTTTAGGGAAAGAAATAGTAAAAGTTCCTACTAAATTTTTAGCAGCTGTTACAAAAGATACTAAAGACTACACTCCGTTTATAATTGGAGACTTGAAATTATTATACACAATGTATGACAGGGAACAACTATTGATTGAGTCAACTAAGATCGGTGGAGATGCTTGGAGAAATGATACAACAGAGATGAAAGGAGGATTTAGGTTTGATGGAAAGATAAATGGGGATAAAAAAGCAGTTAAAATATTATTGGCTTTATTATCTTAA
- a CDS encoding phage tail sheath protein, which produces MSPTNNGMPKLEIIFKGLGVSAVARGERGTAVLILPDDTTADYLVKYRSIEDFTSQEEAKFETGNTLFIKDALEGIPLELYVATTAKTTPGLAATLLKLKGAIPRNSWIGIASSTQKDQDDLITWVKAQRKNNKKRYKAFTYKGTTTDDKGITNLTTEKVTFKDDRGEVTGDNAIPFLMGCLAGLPLSMSAIAKPLTKFKCVTEPDDLDEAISNGEFILFNDEGIVKVARGVNSLVTLGQDVTLEMTQINTVEKMDLIFCDIYNAWNNNFKGRYPNILNNQILLISSINAYLGLLALDYILDPEFDNRIEIYLEKQKLANYAKYGQEAVDKWSDTKIMQMTVSTNVYMRSNLKISGIMEDLFMDIFM; this is translated from the coding sequence ATGAGTCCAACAAATAACGGAATGCCTAAATTAGAAATAATCTTTAAAGGACTTGGAGTAAGTGCAGTTGCCAGGGGAGAAAGGGGTACAGCTGTGTTGATCTTACCTGATGATACAACTGCGGATTATTTAGTTAAGTATAGATCCATTGAAGATTTTACATCTCAGGAAGAAGCTAAATTTGAAACAGGGAATACCTTATTTATAAAAGATGCTTTAGAAGGAATCCCTTTAGAGTTATATGTAGCAACAACAGCTAAAACTACTCCCGGTTTAGCTGCTACTCTTTTAAAACTAAAAGGAGCTATACCTAGAAATTCATGGATAGGAATCGCATCTAGTACTCAAAAAGATCAAGATGATCTAATAACATGGGTGAAAGCTCAGAGAAAAAATAATAAAAAAAGATATAAAGCATTTACATACAAGGGCACTACAACAGATGATAAGGGAATAACTAATTTAACCACAGAAAAAGTAACATTCAAAGATGATAGAGGTGAAGTTACCGGGGATAACGCTATTCCATTTTTAATGGGCTGCCTAGCAGGACTTCCACTATCCATGTCAGCAATCGCAAAACCACTGACTAAATTTAAATGCGTAACAGAACCAGATGATCTAGATGAAGCTATTTCAAATGGAGAATTTATCTTATTCAATGATGAAGGGATAGTAAAGGTCGCAAGGGGAGTAAATTCATTAGTTACACTAGGTCAGGATGTAACTTTAGAGATGACGCAAATAAACACTGTAGAAAAGATGGATTTGATTTTTTGTGATATTTATAATGCATGGAACAACAATTTCAAAGGCAGATATCCTAATATTCTTAACAATCAAATTTTATTAATATCTTCTATTAATGCTTATTTAGGATTATTAGCATTAGACTATATCTTAGATCCTGAATTTGATAATCGGATAGAGATCTATCTAGAAAAACAAAAATTAGCCAATTATGCAAAATATGGACAGGAGGCTGTAGATAAATGGAGTGATACAAAAATCATGCAAATGACTGTATCTACAAACGTATATATGAGATCAAACCTCAAAATATCAGGTATCATGGAAGATTTATTTATGGACATATTTATGTAA
- a CDS encoding DUF2634 domain-containing protein, with the protein MSIFPNTSLKIEEEQQAIDFKSSKEPLFDFKRKQIVTIDGKIVYCTYRQKIEQWVELIIRTTVNKYKVYKDTGFGFSKLYEYRGHQIFASNFGISELKREMKEKLEEHKEIILAKNIKISQDFNVLKIELNLELVEEELEKEVIIE; encoded by the coding sequence ATGAGTATATTTCCAAATACAAGTTTAAAAATTGAAGAAGAACAGCAGGCAATAGATTTTAAATCCTCTAAAGAACCTCTTTTTGACTTTAAAAGAAAGCAAATAGTAACTATAGATGGGAAAATTGTATATTGCACTTACAGACAAAAAATAGAGCAATGGGTCGAACTAATAATTCGAACTACGGTAAATAAATATAAGGTGTATAAAGACACAGGATTTGGATTTTCAAAATTATATGAATACAGAGGCCATCAAATATTTGCTTCTAATTTTGGTATTTCTGAACTAAAAAGAGAAATGAAAGAAAAATTAGAAGAGCATAAAGAGATTATATTAGCAAAGAACATAAAAATTTCTCAAGATTTCAATGTTTTAAAGATAGAATTAAATTTAGAGCTAGTTGAGGAAGAGTTAGAGAAAGAGGTGATTATAGAGTGA
- a CDS encoding phage head closure protein yields the protein MAKKKKSLASRLNNRLEIWGNAKVKTDLGTTNGPKLIKKIWGKISPIYGFSSGGEANTTKSTVNLKIMIRKTEISKANWVIHKGQRYDISHILPNYDSNEYLDLNVFLYEE from the coding sequence ATGGCTAAGAAAAAGAAATCTTTAGCCAGCAGGCTGAATAATAGGCTTGAAATATGGGGAAACGCCAAGGTCAAAACAGACCTTGGCACTACAAATGGGCCAAAACTTATAAAAAAGATATGGGGTAAAATATCGCCTATCTATGGATTTTCTAGCGGTGGAGAGGCTAACACTACTAAAAGTACTGTTAATTTGAAAATTATGATTAGAAAAACAGAGATTTCAAAGGCTAATTGGGTAATACATAAAGGGCAAAGATACGATATAAGCCATATTTTGCCTAATTATGATAGTAATGAATATTTGGATTTAAACGTGTTTTTATATGAGGAGTAG
- a CDS encoding YmfQ family protein, which translates to MNKLHLLENLHKIFRNDNYIKNLMEASGKQLDDIENKTDQLGKEFFFDTMSPVGIAVLENQLDFKATGDSIEGKREQLEARWKTAGKCDLELLKIIANSWRNGEVSVLFTNAVIEITFISIIGIPNNVEALKRSLGEAKPAHLPINYTFKYRTWGMLLPKTWGYYMQYTWGQVLKQEVI; encoded by the coding sequence ATGAATAAATTACATTTATTAGAAAACCTGCATAAGATTTTCAGAAACGACAATTATATAAAAAACTTAATGGAAGCCTCCGGGAAACAGTTAGATGACATAGAAAATAAAACAGATCAATTGGGAAAGGAGTTTTTCTTTGATACTATGAGTCCTGTAGGTATAGCGGTATTAGAAAATCAACTTGATTTTAAAGCTACCGGGGATTCCATAGAAGGAAAAAGGGAGCAGCTAGAAGCCAGATGGAAAACAGCAGGTAAATGTGATTTAGAGCTATTAAAAATTATTGCTAACTCCTGGAGGAATGGTGAGGTTTCAGTCCTGTTTACCAATGCAGTTATAGAAATCACCTTTATTTCTATTATAGGTATCCCAAATAATGTAGAAGCTTTAAAACGTTCTTTAGGCGAAGCTAAGCCGGCACACTTACCGATTAATTATACATTTAAATATCGTACCTGGGGGATGTTACTTCCTAAAACATGGGGATATTATATGCAATACACATGGGGTCAAGTCTTAAAGCAGGAGGTTATATAG
- a CDS encoding head-tail connector protein, producing the protein MLTLDEIKLYLRVDDSEEDKLITQLELFSREEIKNSTGVEYVEENPTETYKLAQLIIIADRYENRASEDQEFKPNNILSCLYSKLKYSVVENG; encoded by the coding sequence ATGCTTACACTAGACGAAATAAAGCTTTATCTAAGGGTAGATGATAGTGAAGAGGATAAATTAATCACTCAATTAGAGCTATTCAGCAGAGAAGAAATAAAGAACTCCACAGGGGTTGAATATGTTGAAGAAAATCCAACAGAAACTTATAAATTAGCACAACTTATAATCATAGCAGATAGATATGAAAATAGAGCCTCTGAAGACCAAGAATTTAAGCCAAATAATATTCTTTCTTGTCTATATAGTAAATTAAAATATTCGGTGGTGGAAAATGGCTAA
- a CDS encoding M15 family metallopeptidase → MNKISSRSIKNIQGIDPRLPLIVGMVLARGKVDLTITCGLRSLEDQQKAFKNGFSKLDGVNKKSKHQTGKAIDFIPYPFNGWDDIESFKKVGEELKLVANHLGFKCTYGGDWKNFKDYPHFQLD, encoded by the coding sequence ATGAATAAAATATCGAGTAGAAGCATCAAAAATATCCAAGGAATAGATCCCAGATTACCTCTAATAGTTGGAATGGTATTAGCCAGAGGGAAGGTAGACCTGACTATTACGTGTGGTTTAAGGAGCTTAGAGGACCAGCAAAAAGCATTTAAAAATGGGTTCAGTAAATTGGATGGAGTCAATAAGAAATCTAAACATCAAACAGGGAAAGCGATAGACTTTATTCCATATCCCTTTAATGGATGGGATGACATAGAAAGCTTTAAAAAGGTTGGTGAGGAGTTAAAATTAGTGGCCAATCATTTGGGATTTAAATGTACTTACGGTGGTGACTGGAAGAATTTTAAAGATTATCCGCATTTCCAGCTGGATTAG
- a CDS encoding phage portal protein, producing the protein MKTIIIRAIKAIKEKFNPKNEETTLSDPNIRTVLKTLGIDPDSIDNSSDMSETIYYICLKHMAETMSKMPWERRIRTKKKGKEKDFDSPLDLILNMRPNPYYSASTFWAAIELNKLHYGNSYAYVETDYKGAVKYLWVLPSDQVEIWVDDKGLIGNQNAVWYVWTDPKTNKRYTFLKDEILHFKTIISFNALAGIPVKEYLKTQINTGKNSIGFLNKLYKNNMFGSKVIVHYTGELSKKAEANVATSLENFSKSQGSGKFIPMPMGMQAQLLDMKLADAQFFENNKVSALQLAAAFGIKPNVINNYDKSSYSNSETQQLDFYVNTLQPLFSNYQQELSYKLLRPDELKKGCRLEINEKILFKMDNKTQSEVYSKYLSNFGMTPNEVREELNLPYIDGGDVLIGNGSAIGLEDIGKQYKKGGD; encoded by the coding sequence GTGAAAACAATAATAATTAGAGCAATAAAAGCAATAAAAGAAAAATTTAACCCTAAAAATGAAGAAACAACACTATCAGACCCAAATATAAGAACTGTTTTGAAAACATTAGGAATAGATCCTGATTCTATTGATAACTCCAGTGATATGTCCGAGACAATTTATTATATATGTCTTAAACATATGGCCGAAACTATGTCCAAAATGCCATGGGAAAGGAGAATTAGAACTAAGAAAAAAGGGAAAGAAAAAGATTTTGATAGTCCATTGGATCTAATCCTAAATATGCGGCCGAACCCGTACTATTCAGCCTCTACTTTTTGGGCTGCCATAGAGTTAAATAAGCTGCATTATGGAAACTCATATGCCTATGTAGAAACTGATTATAAGGGAGCTGTTAAATACCTATGGGTGTTGCCTAGTGATCAGGTAGAAATATGGGTGGATGATAAGGGATTAATTGGCAATCAAAATGCTGTATGGTATGTGTGGACTGACCCAAAAACAAATAAAAGATATACTTTTTTAAAAGATGAAATTTTACATTTTAAAACAATAATTTCATTTAATGCATTAGCCGGGATACCTGTAAAAGAATATTTAAAAACCCAAATAAATACCGGGAAAAATTCCATAGGGTTTTTAAATAAACTTTATAAAAACAACATGTTCGGCTCAAAGGTAATAGTTCATTATACCGGGGAATTAAGTAAAAAAGCCGAAGCAAATGTAGCTACATCACTGGAAAATTTTTCTAAGTCTCAAGGAAGTGGTAAATTTATTCCTATGCCTATGGGGATGCAGGCACAATTATTAGATATGAAATTGGCAGACGCACAATTCTTTGAAAATAATAAGGTTTCAGCTCTCCAATTGGCCGCAGCATTTGGGATTAAACCAAATGTAATAAATAATTACGATAAATCATCTTACAGTAATTCAGAAACACAGCAATTAGATTTTTATGTGAATACACTCCAGCCTTTATTTAGTAATTACCAACAGGAATTAAGTTATAAATTACTCAGGCCGGATGAATTGAAAAAAGGGTGTAGGTTAGAAATTAATGAAAAGATACTATTCAAAATGGATAATAAGACCCAATCAGAGGTTTACAGTAAATATTTATCTAACTTTGGAATGACCCCTAACGAAGTCCGGGAGGAACTTAATTTACCATATATAGATGGAGGAGATGTCTTGATAGGCAATGGAAGTGCTATAGGGCTAGAAGATATAGGGAAACAATATAAAAAAGGGGGTGATTAA
- a CDS encoding phage tail tube protein yields the protein MGKKASGNNYNSGNKGTIWINGIPILNCYKASIEKKIEYEEIPHPTKPGSKIRVEVGHTIEVGFAFKKTLETKLIDFGSDDITMIMTDTNNNTTVVETTEASGITFDSTVIKAFEKGKVGEIEMSGQAEDMRELV from the coding sequence TTGGGGAAAAAAGCCAGCGGGAATAATTATAACAGTGGAAATAAAGGGACTATCTGGATAAATGGGATTCCAATTTTAAATTGTTATAAGGCAAGTATTGAAAAAAAAATTGAATATGAGGAAATCCCACACCCGACTAAACCCGGATCAAAAATAAGGGTAGAGGTGGGACATACAATAGAAGTAGGGTTTGCATTTAAGAAAACCCTCGAAACTAAATTAATCGATTTTGGATCAGATGATATCACTATGATTATGACTGACACGAATAACAATACTACAGTTGTAGAAACAACAGAGGCTAGCGGAATAACTTTTGATTCTACTGTAATAAAAGCATTTGAGAAGGGTAAAGTTGGAGAGATCGAGATGTCAGGGCAAGCTGAAGACATGAGAGAGTTAGTTTAA
- a CDS encoding baseplate J/gp47 family protein — protein MNEEYKAPPVGDIHNGMLKDISNDYEKEVGTFTNDLTKTYAIQSYEARKKIELLFSKLDVNNYHGTELERYVFQRKGIKRKESNASSGTITAKGNGTINIGDLFETESGTQFKAAETIVVVNSGDVKIEAVIPGLKGNVGANTITLIPITIQGITEVTNTSPTIDGYDQETDKSLVERYLIDIQKPPTSGNIYHYMQWSREVVGVGDSKIVPLWNGDNTVQIVIIDDEKLPATTELIERTQNYIDPKGENNSTWGAGYGEAPIGAYCSVISAAPKNINVTSTLVLESGYTIEQVQPWVDEAMKKNLKEIAFLKNSVSYAILASKILNVEGISDWSSFTINGGTKNISVGEKEVAVLESVSLNE, from the coding sequence GTGAATGAAGAATATAAAGCACCACCAGTGGGAGATATACACAACGGTATGTTAAAAGATATATCTAATGATTATGAAAAAGAGGTTGGAACATTCACAAATGATCTAACTAAAACTTATGCTATACAGTCATATGAAGCAAGAAAAAAAATAGAACTTTTATTCAGCAAATTAGATGTAAATAATTATCATGGTACAGAACTTGAAAGATATGTTTTTCAGAGAAAAGGGATAAAAAGAAAAGAAAGTAATGCTTCTTCCGGGACTATTACCGCAAAAGGAAACGGGACTATCAATATTGGAGATCTATTTGAAACTGAATCTGGAACTCAATTTAAGGCTGCCGAAACAATCGTAGTAGTTAATAGCGGAGATGTAAAAATAGAAGCTGTTATCCCCGGATTAAAGGGGAATGTCGGAGCTAATACCATTACTTTAATTCCTATAACTATTCAGGGGATAACAGAAGTTACAAACACCTCCCCAACCATAGACGGATATGATCAAGAAACAGATAAATCATTGGTTGAGAGGTATTTAATTGATATTCAAAAGCCACCTACCTCTGGGAATATATATCACTATATGCAGTGGTCAAGGGAAGTTGTAGGGGTAGGAGATTCTAAAATAGTTCCCCTATGGAATGGTGACAACACAGTTCAGATAGTAATCATAGATGATGAAAAACTCCCGGCAACAACAGAATTAATAGAGCGGACTCAAAACTATATAGATCCTAAAGGTGAAAATAATTCTACCTGGGGAGCAGGATATGGAGAAGCTCCAATAGGTGCTTATTGCAGTGTGATAAGTGCTGCTCCTAAAAATATAAATGTTACGAGTACACTGGTCTTAGAAAGTGGTTATACAATAGAGCAAGTGCAACCATGGGTAGATGAGGCTATGAAAAAAAATTTAAAGGAAATAGCTTTTCTAAAAAATAGTGTTTCCTATGCAATCCTAGCGAGTAAAATTTTAAATGTAGAAGGTATTAGTGACTGGTCATCTTTTACCATAAATGGAGGAACAAAGAATATAAGTGTAGGAGAAAAAGAAGTGGCAGTTTTAGAGAGTGTGAGTTTAAATGAATAA
- a CDS encoding DUF2577 domain-containing protein, with the protein MGEYGAKLAKLWKELENQEIIESTIGKVISPPPNLRVSIWNNSVILEPAQLYMNDRLFDDHTRKFEIDGKVYEIDLTLEKNEVTEIEESPILPFVPAPAPPPPWSVKGKGAMKGKGTYKTSGTIVNTDTLKKGDLVKLTPTEVAQIWFVDFKVRKLGGE; encoded by the coding sequence ATGGGGGAATATGGAGCTAAGTTAGCTAAACTTTGGAAGGAACTAGAAAACCAAGAAATAATAGAATCAACAATTGGAAAGGTCATAAGTCCTCCTCCAAATCTCAGAGTTTCTATATGGAATAACAGTGTAATATTAGAGCCTGCCCAGCTTTATATGAATGACAGGTTATTTGATGATCATACAAGAAAATTTGAAATAGATGGGAAAGTCTATGAAATTGACTTAACTTTAGAAAAAAATGAAGTAACTGAGATAGAAGAATCGCCTATTTTACCTTTTGTCCCTGCACCTGCACCGCCTCCACCATGGTCTGTAAAAGGGAAGGGAGCTATGAAAGGTAAAGGGACATATAAAACTAGTGGGACAATAGTAAATACAGACACATTAAAAAAAGGCGATCTTGTAAAACTTACCCCCACAGAAGTTGCCCAGATATGGTTTGTAGACTTTAAGGTAAGAAAGTTAGGAGGGGAATAG
- a CDS encoding Clp protease ClpP: MKINIKGPIISDGDQWIYDWCGIPATSPSSVSKLMNKAEKNEELEIIINSGGGSVHAGSEIYTTLKDYDGDVIVKIVGIAASAASVIAMSGTKVMMSPTAQIMIHNSAVYTGGNHSELEHTAGVLKTIDAGIANAYELKTGMSHDELLELMEAETYFDSKKAVDHKFADEIMFTETKIVNSAQTLADGTLPQAVIDKIRNELKDKEGIVNSEKIPPEPKVNNELKLAKLKLRLR; encoded by the coding sequence GTGAAAATAAATATAAAAGGACCAATTATTTCTGATGGCGATCAATGGATCTATGATTGGTGTGGAATCCCAGCAACCTCGCCAAGTTCAGTTTCAAAATTAATGAATAAAGCAGAGAAAAATGAAGAACTGGAAATCATAATAAACTCTGGAGGAGGATCTGTACATGCAGGATCTGAGATATACACAACTCTAAAAGATTATGATGGGGATGTCATTGTAAAAATAGTGGGAATAGCAGCAAGTGCTGCGTCTGTAATCGCTATGTCAGGGACAAAAGTAATGATGTCACCTACAGCTCAGATAATGATCCATAATTCGGCAGTTTACACAGGGGGTAATCATAGTGAATTAGAACATACCGCAGGGGTATTAAAAACTATTGATGCAGGTATTGCTAACGCCTATGAGTTAAAAACAGGAATGTCACATGATGAATTATTGGAATTAATGGAAGCTGAAACATATTTTGATTCTAAAAAGGCAGTGGATCATAAGTTCGCAGATGAAATTATGTTTACTGAGACCAAGATAGTAAATTCTGCACAGACTTTAGCTGATGGGACATTACCACAAGCAGTTATAGACAAGATTAGAAATGAACTAAAAGATAAAGAAGGGATAGTAAATTCTGAAAAAATACCACCTGAACCAAAAGTAAATAATGAACTAAAATTAGCAAAATTAAAATTAAGATTAAGATAA